A portion of the Acidimicrobiales bacterium genome contains these proteins:
- a CDS encoding MFS transporter encodes MEADTGWRPLRHPVHPAEITTPPFRRLAVAHVLSVAGDALVTVALAGSLFFDISPDAARGRVALSLVLTILPFGVVAPFLGPAIDRLAGGRRLMVVTAALGRALAALYAAAVLDGLLLFPTAFALLVLSKTHAVAKSSLVPTVVDSPDGLVGANARLTLAGAVIGSLAAAPGVLVMQVFGAEWVMRLAAVVFAAGGIAALRIVQVHPDDPAARSVASEELRHAGVRLAATAMGILRASVGFLTFLLAFALRRGGQPAWLFGLVIAASVAGGLLGSLIAPALRRRVVEEHLLAGSLGLVLVVMLVAARTGGRPAPVMAAGVVGLAAGSGKLAFDSLVQRDAPAAAQGRSFARFEAAFQLSWVFGALIPVAITVPSRAGYVLLAVAAAVGAALYLAGLATHHRRRTAGAAPRRVA; translated from the coding sequence ATGGAGGCCGATACCGGGTGGCGGCCGCTCCGCCACCCCGTCCACCCGGCCGAGATCACCACGCCCCCGTTCCGGCGGCTGGCCGTGGCGCACGTCCTGTCGGTCGCCGGCGACGCCCTGGTCACCGTCGCCCTGGCCGGGTCGCTCTTCTTCGACATCTCCCCCGACGCCGCCCGCGGGCGGGTGGCCCTCTCGCTGGTGCTGACGATCCTGCCCTTCGGCGTCGTGGCCCCGTTCCTCGGGCCGGCCATCGACCGCCTGGCCGGTGGCCGCCGCCTCATGGTGGTGACCGCCGCGCTCGGGCGGGCGCTGGCCGCCCTCTACGCGGCGGCGGTCCTGGACGGCCTCCTGCTGTTCCCGACGGCGTTCGCGCTCCTGGTCCTCTCCAAGACCCACGCCGTGGCCAAGAGCTCCCTCGTCCCCACCGTCGTCGACTCGCCGGACGGCCTGGTGGGCGCCAACGCCCGCCTCACACTGGCCGGCGCCGTGATCGGCTCGCTGGCCGCCGCCCCGGGCGTGCTCGTCATGCAGGTCTTCGGCGCCGAGTGGGTGATGCGGCTCGCCGCCGTGGTCTTCGCGGCCGGCGGGATCGCCGCCCTCCGCATCGTCCAGGTCCACCCCGACGACCCGGCGGCGCGGTCCGTCGCCTCCGAGGAGCTCCGCCACGCCGGCGTGCGACTGGCGGCGACGGCCATGGGGATCCTGCGGGCCTCGGTGGGGTTCCTCACCTTCCTGCTCGCCTTCGCCCTCCGCCGCGGGGGGCAGCCGGCGTGGCTGTTCGGCCTCGTCATCGCCGCCAGCGTGGCGGGAGGGCTGCTCGGCTCGTTGATCGCACCGGCACTGCGACGGCGGGTGGTGGAGGAGCACCTGCTGGCCGGGTCGCTCGGCCTGGTGCTGGTCGTGATGCTGGTGGCGGCCCGCACCGGCGGTCGCCCGGCGCCCGTCATGGCGGCCGGTGTGGTGGGGCTGGCCGCCGGGTCGGGCAAGCTCGCCTTCGACTCGCTCGTGCAGCGCGACGCGCCGGCCGCCGCCCAGGGCCGCTCGTTCGCCCGCTTCGAGGCGGCCTTCCAGCTGTCCTGGGTCTTCGGCGCGCTCATCCCCGTCGCCATCACCGTGCCGAGCCGCGCCGGCTACGTCCTCCTGGCCGTCGCCGCCGCCGTCGGCGCCGCCCTCTACCTCGCCGGCCTGGCGACCCACCACCGCCGGCGCACGGCCGGCGCCGCGCCGCGCCGGGTGGCCTGA
- a CDS encoding metallophosphoesterase family protein, whose translation MATRALVLSDTHLRPGGRRRLPDAVYRALGEADVVLHAGDIVTADLVHELSGFAPVHAVLGNNDSDPALSILPETRLDVVDGVRVAMVHDSGPRAGREARLRRRFPDADVVVFGHSHIPWNQPGLDGQLLFNPGSPTERRAQPHHTFGLLRLDAGRVLGSEIVVV comes from the coding sequence ATGGCCACGCGCGCCCTCGTCCTGTCCGACACCCACCTCCGGCCCGGCGGGAGGCGCCGGCTGCCCGACGCCGTGTACCGGGCGCTGGGCGAGGCCGACGTCGTCCTCCACGCCGGCGACATCGTGACCGCCGACCTGGTGCACGAGCTGTCGGGTTTCGCGCCGGTCCACGCCGTGCTCGGCAACAACGACTCCGACCCGGCCCTGTCGATCCTGCCGGAGACGCGCCTCGACGTGGTCGACGGCGTGCGGGTGGCGATGGTCCACGACAGCGGGCCCCGGGCGGGCCGGGAGGCCCGGCTGCGCCGCCGCTTCCCCGACGCCGACGTGGTCGTGTTCGGCCACAGCCACATCCCGTGGAACCAGCCCGGGCTCGACGGCCAGCTCCTGTTCAACCCCGGGTCGCCCACCGAGCGCCGGGCCCAGCCCCACCACACCTTCGGCCTGCTCCGTCTCGACGCCGGGCGGGTGCTCGGGTCCGAGATCGTCGTCGTGTAG